One genomic region from Oncorhynchus keta strain PuntledgeMale-10-30-2019 unplaced genomic scaffold, Oket_V2 Un_scaffold_4321_pilon_pilon, whole genome shotgun sequence encodes:
- the zhx2a gene encoding zinc fingers and homeoboxes protein 2a, with protein MASRRKTTTPCRADAVFRGDDMMGQEDPGEMEMEVEVSAKDKKSTVVNGSTEMLPGEDWSSGTEPSGSRQESPAPEKPNAVDSRPPRKQQGGYECKYCPFSTQNLNEFKEHVDSNHPNVILNPLYLCAVCNFNTKKFDTLTEHNERCHPGESNFKFKRIKLNNQTILEQSIEGAGNAVVCDSTNGIQTGEDFATFPLSKSTTVKISKPKTDNKRLFTESQPDRLDHELPRKQIAAVNVTGTVIIPEATLKDGVSHIMPSLQRPPNYNLVPKIAVPLNTSKYNPSLDSNMTLITSFTKFPYPTQAELSWLTVASKHPEEQIKVWFTLQRLKQGISWSPEEVEEARKKMFNGTIQSVPQTTFTVLSGAQMAQSTKGQQSLVQSVPFNLLGQTSYVLTPVANGSAVSCSPITLTMANQVVQSVKRPLVAPVVAASEIKRPSIIQTIQAPTPRLVASPKPSFTSDANKTPDQIAVLKASYTQCQFPEEEEVYRLIESTGLSRGEIKKWFSEQRLLNHKVTPQVIKIEPQALKDSQPKKAVPTQFPLLERLKGKSSEQLKMLEESFQRTSSPTEIDVDNLVVDTRLSKTEIDCWFSERRALRDNLEQALANSMCPKSLEEQRGILNCVYEQDSKVRCSPLPIVTTSTSPEPIDRKSQGLLKEVFTQTQWPSPEEYSQLEGQTGLSRTEIVRWFKENRSALKNGTLDWMDQFHKVNGKAGQNGQSSSGITERPPSSILQQHFTEAKTTLLSAEDAEKLPLQSKLINQDIVQWFTSKLGQSMTDISRGRDQHGQANVDRSRWVKVTMAVGDETKGALENQKIGSEAEVLMGDQPGRVTG; from the coding sequence ATGGCCAGCCGAAGGAAGACCACGACCCCTTGTAGAGCTGATGCTGTTTTTCGAGGTGATGACATGATGGGGCAAGAGGATCCaggtgagatggagatggaggtggaggtatCGGCGAAGGACAAAAAAAGCACAGTGGTGAATGGATCCACAGAGATGCTTCCTGGAGAGGACTGGAGCTCCGGGACAGAGCCTAGTGGTTCACGTCAGGAGTCGCCGGCCCCTGAGAAACCTAATGCGGTGGATTCAAGGCCTCCGAGGAAGCAGCAGGGAGGCTATGAATGCAAGTACTGTCCGTTCTCTACGCAGAACCTGAATGAGTTCAAGGAACACGTGGACTCCAATCACCCCAATGTCATTCTCAACCCGCTCTACCTGTGTGCTGTGTGCAACTTCAACACAAAGAAGTTTGACACCTTGACAGAGCACAACGAGAGGTGTCATCCAGGGGAGAGCAACTTCAAGTTCAAGAGAATCAAGCTGAACAATCAGACCATCCTAGAGCAGTCGATAGAAGGAGCAGGCAACGCTGTGGTCTGTGATTCAACCAACGGCATTCAGACGGGAGAAGACTTCGCCACTTTCCCCCTGAGCAAATCCACCACGGTGAAGATTAGTAAGCCAAAAACAGACAACAAACGGTTATTCACAGAAAGTCAACCGGACAGACTCGACCACGAGCTCCCCAGAAAGCAGATCGCCGCCGTGAATGTGACCGGGACCGTGATCATCCCAGAAGCGACCCTAAAAGATGGCGTCTCTCATATCATGCCTTCTCTTCAGCGCCCGCCTAACTACAACTTAGTACCAAAAATCGCTGTCCCTTTGAACACCTCCAAGTACAACCCTTCACTGGACAGTAACATGACACTCATCACATCCTTCACCAAGTTCCCGTACCCGACCCAAGCGGAGCTGTCCTGGCTTACCGTTGCCTCCAAGCACCCCGAGGAACAGATCAAGGTGTGGTTCACCCTCCAGAGACTGAAGCAAGGCATCAGCTGGTCCCCTGAAGAGGTGGAAGAAGCTCGGAAGAAGATGTTCAACGGCACCATCCAGTCGGTCCCACAGACCACCTTCACCGTGCTGAGCGGCGCCCAGATGGCTCAGTCCACCAAAGGACAACAGTCCCTAGTTCAATCCGTCCCCTTCAACCTCCTGGGACAGACCAGTTATGTGTTGACGCCGGTTGCGAACGGCTCAGCTGTCAGTTGTTCTCCCATCACACTAACCATGGCAAACCAGGTCGTACAGTCAGTCAAGCGACCCTTGGTAGCTCCAGTAGTGGCCGCTTCAGAGATAAAACGTCCCTCCATAATCCAGACCATTCAGGCACCTACACCTAGACTGGTGGCTTCGCCTAAACCCAGCTTCACTTCAGACGCCAATAAAACCCCGGATCAGATTGCTGTACTGAAAGCGAGTTACACCCAGTGCCAGTTCCCTGAAGAGGAGGAAGTGTACCGCCTCATTGAGTCCACCGGCCTCTCTAGAGGAGAAATCAAGAAGTGGTTCAGTGAGCAACGACTCCTCAATCACAAGGTGACGCCACAGGTGATCAAGATTGAGCCCCAGGCATTGAAAGACAGTCAGCCCAAAAAGGCTGTCCCCACCCAGTTTCCTCTCCTGGAGAGGCTCAAAGGCAAATCCTCTGAGCAGCTCAAGATGCTAGAGGAGAGTTTTCAGAGGACCAGCTCCCCCACTGAAATTGACGTTGACAACCTCGTTGTGGACACAAGGCTCTCCAAGACTGAGATCGACTGCTGGTTCTCAGAGCGCAGAGCACTGCGGGACAACTTGGAGCAAGCCCTGGCAAACTCCATGTGTCCGAAGAGCCTTGAGGAGCAACGAGGGATACTGAATTGTGTTTACGAACAGGACAGCAAAGTCCGGTGCTCACCTCTTCCCATCGTCACCACTTCCACCAGTCCTGAGCCCATCGACAGGAAATCCCAAGGGCTTCTCAAAGAGGTGTTCACTCAGACCCAGTGGCCGTCGCCAGAAGAGTACAGCCAGCTGGAGGGACAGACGGGTTTGTCTCGCACAGAGATTGTCCGCTGGTTCAAGGAAAACCGATCCGCCCTGAAGAACGGAACCTTGGACTGGATGGACCAGTTCCACAAAGTCAACGGCAAAGCAGGACAGAACGGTCAGAGCTCGTCAGGCATCACTGAACGACCCCCAAGCAGCATTCTCCAGCAGCACTTCACAGAAGCCAAGACCACGCTGCTTTCAGCAGAGGACGCAGAGAAGCTTCCTTTGCAGTCGAAACTCATCAACCAGGACATAGTCCAGTGGTTTACCAGTAAGCTGGGCCAGAGTATGACAGACATCAGCAGGGGCAGGGACCAACATGGACAGGCCAACGTGGACAGAAGCAGATGGGTGAAGGTGACCATGGCTGTAGGGGACGAGACTAAAGGTGCTTTGGAGAACCAGAAGATCGGCTCGGAAGCAGAGGTGCTGATGGGAGACCAACCTGGTCGGGTGACTGGATGA